Proteins from one Spirochaetota bacterium genomic window:
- the amrB gene encoding AmmeMemoRadiSam system protein B, protein MADDFTRERAPAAAGTFYDGDASALRSDIERYCAEPDVAPCTDAFGIIVPHAGHIYSGPVAGYAYKAVSRLSFDTALLIGRSHRSLFPGAAVDISSANRTPLGAVPTDRDIAAYLLSQPLMLRKQDVFTHEHALEVNLPFLQMTHPSASIVSILLGTDTGAVTDAVGNAIAAVRKGFTGKRTLIVCSTDLSHFHDYRAAKAIDERFEHALALFNVDALEAELHDGTVEACGGAAVVATLKAARSAGASEVRILDIRSSGDTAGDKGRVVGYLSAVIH, encoded by the coding sequence ATGGCCGATGATTTTACGCGTGAGCGTGCGCCGGCGGCGGCGGGCACGTTCTACGATGGTGACGCGTCCGCGCTTCGTTCCGACATTGAACGCTATTGCGCTGAGCCCGATGTTGCCCCGTGTACGGACGCTTTCGGTATCATTGTCCCCCATGCCGGGCATATCTACAGCGGGCCGGTAGCCGGATATGCCTATAAGGCCGTTTCCCGCCTTTCCTTCGACACCGCTCTACTGATCGGCAGGAGCCATCGCTCATTGTTCCCCGGTGCAGCGGTCGATATTTCCTCCGCGAACAGAACGCCCCTCGGTGCCGTGCCCACCGACAGGGATATCGCCGCATATCTCCTGTCGCAGCCGCTCATGCTCCGAAAGCAGGATGTATTCACCCATGAGCATGCACTTGAGGTGAATCTGCCGTTCCTGCAGATGACGCATCCGTCCGCTTCCATTGTATCGATACTGCTCGGTACCGACACCGGTGCGGTGACCGATGCTGTCGGGAACGCCATTGCCGCGGTGCGCAAGGGGTTCACCGGCAAAAGAACGCTTATCGTCTGTTCGACGGACCTTTCGCATTTTCATGATTATAGAGCCGCAAAGGCCATCGATGAGCGGTTCGAACATGCGCTCGCTCTGTTCAACGTCGATGCGCTCGAAGCTGAACTTCATGATGGGACCGTAGAGGCATGCGGCGGCGCTGCGGTGGTCGCGACGCTTAAGGCGGCGCGATCGGCCGGGGCGAGCGAGGTCCGCATCCTCGATATCCGTTCGTCCGGGGATACCGCCGGGGATAAGGGGCGAGTAGTGGGGTATCTGTCGGCGGTCATCCATTAA
- a CDS encoding FecR domain-containing protein — MKTSVRAIMTAVLFCIAALAVRAQAGGAADRREEPYLVVTYTEGRVELRAGLSNTWRQAVIGDVLKKDDVIRTDRGAYATLTITKGGNILLREESVLLFDSHIYDPVFRIEHNTILLRYGKIRLRRDKYNAAGKFYVVSPHQSNLLTGTDIILETDDRTTSVSVLEGSVLSANVTGLGNPVQVTPGKTSTTGAGMPPSAPVDIPDKTYIDWNIMDVKEALERNAQSTKAVTAAQGTVAAASSEKKNDEIKWQKVDEGDTKAKASTEPTVKKEDPKADQKKDTSTNALAGTNAAATNAARPQTNETKADKPREPEKPWEFAFKMNIGAGVAYFDDKPYNNGWRVWGSLTFTPEITFGPIGLGLYLPFYLPIAQTFYQAPTWHNYDEWDMLGMADTMHDLFIKLYYVQWKKDWFWARFGSIHELSFGNGYLLNQYNNAKNFPTIRKNGFYLNLDFDVVGAEFFDEDITRNNFIAARIYTRPLAFAVKDELLKKFYIGVSFICDFQPFFTNSWTTYSPFFWGNKTNEVSVFALGLDVGLPLVKNEQMSATLYGDFGMEGMGFAKICTTSNVLPAGYYTNGTYDTRAASIAAANLLYSLLSGTNGVIMDMSGLQYGFGAAAGVKGYAWILPWRAEFRLNMGGHYPELFDKQYYEESIRSQRILELYGKKMSDSLGFVIESGMSFSKVGGFLLNYSEYYDLYTFASTGNKLHFELTLDEKVIPNLNGRFTYDRTHIIFSEFISSIFDLNTVMTLSVKYTVFGPLKVKVIYSRYFISDGIGGYSPVDSVDVGTEFTF, encoded by the coding sequence ATGAAAACATCAGTACGTGCTATCATGACAGCGGTGCTCTTCTGCATCGCGGCTTTGGCGGTACGCGCGCAAGCGGGCGGGGCGGCCGACCGGCGCGAAGAGCCCTATCTCGTCGTTACGTACACGGAAGGGCGCGTCGAACTGCGTGCAGGGCTTTCCAATACCTGGCGGCAGGCTGTCATCGGCGATGTCCTCAAGAAGGACGATGTCATACGCACCGACCGCGGCGCCTATGCGACGCTCACGATAACCAAAGGCGGCAATATACTCCTGCGCGAAGAAAGCGTGCTCCTGTTCGATTCGCACATCTACGACCCGGTATTCCGGATAGAACACAATACGATACTCCTTCGCTACGGGAAGATACGCCTGCGCCGCGACAAGTACAATGCCGCGGGAAAATTCTATGTCGTATCCCCGCATCAGTCGAACCTGCTCACCGGCACCGATATCATCCTTGAGACCGACGACCGCACGACGAGCGTATCGGTACTTGAAGGCTCGGTCCTGAGCGCGAACGTGACCGGTCTCGGCAATCCGGTGCAGGTGACACCGGGAAAAACAAGCACCACCGGTGCCGGCATGCCGCCGAGCGCCCCGGTCGACATACCGGACAAGACGTATATCGACTGGAACATAATGGATGTGAAAGAGGCGCTTGAACGCAACGCGCAGTCGACGAAGGCCGTCACCGCGGCTCAGGGCACAGTTGCAGCCGCCTCATCGGAAAAAAAAAATGACGAAATAAAGTGGCAGAAGGTCGACGAGGGAGACACGAAAGCGAAAGCATCGACCGAGCCGACGGTGAAAAAAGAGGACCCGAAGGCCGATCAGAAAAAAGACACGTCAACGAATGCTCTCGCCGGCACGAACGCCGCTGCAACGAACGCGGCAAGACCGCAGACCAATGAGACAAAGGCGGATAAGCCCAGGGAGCCGGAAAAGCCCTGGGAGTTCGCGTTCAAAATGAATATCGGCGCGGGTGTCGCCTATTTCGACGACAAGCCGTACAACAATGGATGGCGTGTATGGGGATCGCTCACGTTCACGCCGGAGATAACGTTCGGTCCAATCGGGCTCGGTCTGTATCTGCCGTTCTATCTGCCCATTGCACAGACGTTCTATCAGGCCCCCACCTGGCATAATTATGACGAATGGGACATGCTCGGGATGGCCGATACCATGCACGACCTTTTCATCAAGCTCTATTATGTCCAGTGGAAGAAGGACTGGTTCTGGGCGCGGTTCGGATCGATACATGAGCTCTCCTTCGGCAACGGCTATCTCCTCAATCAATACAACAATGCGAAGAATTTCCCGACGATACGCAAGAACGGGTTCTATCTCAATCTCGATTTCGACGTCGTGGGTGCGGAATTCTTCGATGAGGATATTACTCGGAACAATTTCATTGCGGCGCGCATCTATACCCGCCCCCTTGCTTTTGCCGTGAAGGATGAGCTCCTGAAAAAATTCTATATCGGCGTCTCGTTCATCTGCGATTTTCAGCCGTTCTTTACCAATTCCTGGACGACGTATTCGCCGTTCTTCTGGGGCAACAAGACCAATGAGGTGAGCGTATTCGCGCTCGGTCTTGATGTGGGCCTCCCCCTTGTAAAGAACGAGCAGATGAGCGCCACGCTCTACGGCGACTTCGGCATGGAGGGCATGGGCTTCGCGAAGATATGCACAACGAGCAATGTGCTCCCCGCAGGATATTACACGAACGGGACATACGACACGCGGGCAGCATCCATTGCCGCAGCAAATCTCCTCTATTCGCTCCTCTCCGGCACCAACGGCGTCATCATGGACATGAGCGGTCTTCAGTACGGGTTCGGCGCGGCGGCGGGGGTAAAGGGCTATGCATGGATACTCCCCTGGCGCGCGGAATTCCGCCTCAATATGGGCGGCCATTATCCCGAGCTCTTTGACAAGCAGTATTACGAGGAAAGCATACGCTCGCAGCGCATCCTCGAGCTCTATGGAAAAAAGATGTCCGACTCGCTCGGTTTCGTCATAGAAAGCGGGATGAGCTTCAGTAAAGTCGGCGGCTTTCTCCTCAATTACTCGGAATACTACGACCTGTACACGTTCGCGTCGACCGGGAATAAGCTTCATTTTGAGCTCACGCTCGATGAAAAAGTCATACCGAATTTGAACGGACGCTTTACGTACGACAGGACGCATATCATATTCAGCGAATTCATCTCCAGCATATTCGATCTCAATACGGTCATGACGCTCTCGGTAAAATACACGGTATTCGGACCGCTCAAGGTGAAGGTCATCTACTCGCGCTATTTCATCTCCGATGGTATCGGCGGGTATTCGCCGGTCGATTCCGTCGACGTCGGCACCGAATTCACGTTCTGA
- the amrS gene encoding AmmeMemoRadiSam system radical SAM enzyme: MKRRTFDHLEDTSAARCLLCPHACIIRDGGRGICNVRGAEDGHIVTYNYGEISSMAVDPIEKKPLYHFHPGEEILSLGSIGCNLRCPFCQNHRISQEPFPKTEYLSVDDLVRTATPPTRMVAFTYAEPVVWYEYVYDAAQALHVRGIKTVLVTNGYINEGPLLKLLPFIDAMNIDLKGDDAFYANTAKGNADDVRRTIALAAKRCHVEVTTLIVTALNDSITVIDGIASFLASIRPTIPLHLSAYHPSYRYAETATGDAVLLSMARRAKEHLHYVYIGNTRVGNNNTYCPKCGNAVIERTGYLTDVSGLRDGCCVHCGEDQRPYFVL; this comes from the coding sequence ATGAAGCGGCGGACATTCGACCATCTCGAGGATACGAGCGCCGCACGCTGTCTGCTCTGTCCGCATGCATGCATCATACGCGACGGCGGCCGCGGCATATGCAATGTGCGCGGCGCGGAGGACGGGCATATCGTCACCTATAACTACGGCGAGATTTCGAGCATGGCCGTCGATCCCATTGAGAAGAAACCGCTCTATCATTTCCATCCCGGGGAAGAGATACTTTCCCTCGGCAGTATCGGCTGCAATCTCCGCTGCCCGTTCTGTCAGAACCACCGCATATCGCAGGAACCGTTCCCGAAGACGGAATATCTCTCCGTTGATGACCTCGTGCGCACGGCAACGCCGCCGACGCGCATGGTGGCCTTCACCTATGCCGAACCCGTCGTGTGGTACGAATACGTCTACGATGCCGCACAAGCGCTTCACGTGCGGGGCATCAAGACCGTGCTTGTCACCAATGGATACATCAATGAGGGCCCGCTTCTCAAACTGCTGCCGTTCATCGATGCGATGAATATCGATCTTAAGGGAGATGATGCCTTCTACGCAAATACAGCGAAGGGCAATGCGGATGATGTACGCCGGACGATCGCGCTCGCGGCGAAGCGCTGCCATGTGGAAGTGACAACGCTCATCGTGACCGCGCTCAATGACAGCATTACTGTCATCGACGGCATTGCATCATTTCTCGCGTCCATACGCCCGACGATACCGCTCCATCTATCCGCGTATCATCCCTCGTATCGGTATGCAGAGACCGCGACCGGCGATGCCGTACTCCTCTCCATGGCCCGCCGCGCGAAAGAACACCTTCACTATGTGTACATCGGCAACACCCGTGTCGGGAATAATAATACCTATTGTCCGAAATGCGGCAATGCCGTCATTGAACGCACGGGATATCTGACCGATGTTTCAGGCCTTCGCGACGGATGCTGCGTCCATTGCGGCGAGGATCAACGACCATATTTCGTGCTGTGA
- a CDS encoding AraC family transcriptional regulator: protein MRDIVVTNIGLDTPHSRDLIYDRPKGIPEWLLMCFSTPFYATTNGGVAEGSPGDVMLMPPNVPQRHGTPLNAKGGFRNDWMHFTGDAAARLVSAYAVPVNTIISTGRTDFITGHLSVIQGEMHAKRPRWEDMIRLEVEHILLRLSRHAALPERYRTGKQKEQYARFIEIRAQLQKHAADEWSVSAMAEQAHMSANRFTSVYRAFFGTSPMDDLITMRLENAKAMLAHSDVPIGRVAELTGFQSPYYFSRIFKKRCGMSPEAYRSQ from the coding sequence ATGCGCGATATTGTTGTCACCAATATTGGATTGGATACGCCGCATTCTAGGGACCTTATCTATGATCGGCCAAAGGGCATACCCGAGTGGCTGCTCATGTGTTTCTCTACACCGTTCTATGCGACAACGAATGGCGGTGTTGCCGAGGGAAGTCCCGGCGATGTAATGCTTATGCCGCCAAACGTTCCGCAGCGTCATGGAACGCCCTTGAACGCGAAGGGCGGTTTCCGTAATGACTGGATGCATTTTACCGGTGATGCGGCGGCGAGACTTGTGTCTGCGTATGCCGTTCCGGTGAACACGATAATATCCACCGGCCGAACGGATTTTATCACCGGGCATCTTAGCGTTATTCAGGGTGAAATGCATGCCAAGCGTCCGCGGTGGGAGGATATGATACGGCTTGAAGTTGAGCATATCCTGCTGCGGCTGTCACGCCATGCTGCACTTCCAGAGCGATATCGGACAGGGAAGCAAAAGGAGCAGTATGCACGGTTCATCGAGATACGCGCACAGCTGCAGAAACACGCCGCGGATGAATGGAGCGTTTCGGCCATGGCCGAACAGGCGCATATGAGCGCCAATCGCTTCACGTCGGTCTATCGGGCGTTCTTCGGCACGAGTCCCATGGACGATCTTATCACGATGCGTCTTGAGAACGCCAAGGCCATGCTCGCTCACTCCGATGTACCCATCGGGCGGGTGGCAGAACTTACGGGATTCCAAAGCCCGTACTATTTCAGCAGGATATTCAAAAAAAGATGCGGGATGTCCCCCGAGGCGTATCGCTCACAGTGA